A region from the Desulfomarina profundi genome encodes:
- a CDS encoding CDP-glycerol glycerophosphotransferase family protein produces the protein MKILIWATTFGGDLWSLARYLDKRPEITLKIIMDNPKLHLREGIATLFPLHSEIVKRRLYSHLMGIPGYSPDITVMDNRVPLRRLSPKGFMLWHGFGWKGPNDLHEFAHLHRSIRRCWGSAMAPNDLFRWQTFGQWDFAHRTKISGFHPHNCCITGSACHDDLRVPLDRELLQPYYPFDVVGKKTVLIAPTWHYGEVFAHWGNDAELFHKLLSRLKARDTNVILRLHDSFRYPKNYIRTLNELAENHGSIVLKFKNHSPDNFLDMQVADGLITNFSSIANLFYATGRPTIHIYPVADCDEEFMWRRYTPAGIYSKKVNSVKYIWKLAPEENGGLLACSFSELMSHVDKILEEPGCCREKADKFLTKYMLGADRKNCARILTELEKMSVRRG, from the coding sequence TTGAAAATACTCATATGGGCAACCACCTTCGGCGGTGACCTGTGGAGTCTTGCCCGATACCTGGACAAACGCCCCGAGATCACCCTGAAAATCATAATGGACAACCCGAAACTCCACCTCCGGGAAGGAATCGCAACACTTTTCCCCCTGCACTCGGAAATCGTAAAGAGACGACTGTACAGCCACCTCATGGGAATTCCGGGTTACTCTCCTGACATCACCGTTATGGATAATCGCGTACCTCTTCGGCGACTGTCTCCCAAGGGCTTTATGCTCTGGCACGGATTCGGCTGGAAGGGGCCCAATGATCTCCATGAATTTGCCCATCTCCATAGGTCCATCAGGCGCTGCTGGGGTTCAGCCATGGCCCCCAATGACCTTTTCCGCTGGCAGACTTTCGGCCAATGGGATTTTGCTCATCGGACAAAAATCAGCGGCTTTCATCCCCACAACTGCTGCATTACCGGTTCGGCCTGTCACGACGATCTCCGCGTTCCCCTGGACAGGGAACTCCTCCAACCGTATTACCCCTTTGATGTTGTCGGGAAAAAAACTGTTCTCATTGCTCCGACCTGGCATTACGGCGAGGTCTTCGCCCACTGGGGCAATGATGCAGAATTGTTCCACAAACTCCTCTCCAGGCTTAAAGCCCGTGACACTAATGTCATTCTTCGGCTCCATGATTCCTTCAGATATCCGAAAAACTACATCAGAACTCTCAATGAACTTGCGGAAAATCACGGCAGTATCGTGCTTAAATTCAAAAATCACTCCCCTGATAATTTTCTCGATATGCAGGTAGCCGACGGGCTGATAACCAATTTTTCGTCTATTGCCAACCTTTTTTATGCTACAGGCCGTCCCACCATTCATATTTATCCCGTTGCCGACTGTGATGAAGAATTTATGTGGCGAAGATACACTCCTGCTGGTATCTACAGTAAAAAAGTCAATTCAGTAAAATATATATGGAAGCTGGCCCCGGAGGAAAACGGCGGTCTTCTGGCCTGTTCTTTTTCCGAGCTCATGTCCCATGTGGACAAAATACTTGAAGAACCTGGATGCTGCCGGGAAAAGGCCGATAAATTCCTGACAAAATATATGCTTGGAGCAGACAGAAAGAACTGTGCTCGAATCCTTACGGAATTGGAAAAGATGTCTGTCCGCAGGGGCTGA
- a CDS encoding oligosaccharide flippase family protein — protein MAVDSGKQPFQAMALIVGKILASLSEAIIPIILVRFLSMEEVGILSGVLLVYALLAPVFATAFPDALVYFLPTRMPDERRAIAVKVALIMFLMGVVAGLLLLFLGLVAFFLPGFLAGITDSVVGGVSVMGPSGLKYLLVLALYPLGDFPARMLPNLLIIEDRAKTAATVGVVKSLLAVFAILVPVLLHLDLWVIISCYSISGLLYGLFLVYYLLVLFPRANGKKTVVDVSAGQIVRFAVPMGITEATMLLYNRVDQFLVALVFAASLVAQYKIGAWQIPFVTSIAYSVGSVYAPHFRTLMHEGKAEEAIRIWRLSIEKVALISVPLGLVFVVGAEELIELLFTKEYLGAAMVFRLYCFLTVGRVAAFGNVLVAAGRPELIFRVAVLSFVANIVFSVPAMFLIGLEGPALGTLLAFIVHVVLFCRCIAEATGMRGQNVFPLVSYLKTLSIGFVAALCGFLLKMNLGGSAGLRFAAIAFCVIGCFALFGTLSGRIKGEDWNFILSLPGTVLKRRVANG, from the coding sequence TTGGCAGTAGATTCTGGAAAACAGCCGTTTCAGGCGATGGCGCTGATAGTCGGGAAAATTCTTGCTTCTCTGTCGGAAGCGATTATTCCCATTATCCTGGTTCGTTTTCTGTCCATGGAGGAAGTGGGTATTCTCAGTGGTGTGCTGCTCGTTTATGCTCTTCTGGCACCTGTCTTTGCCACTGCTTTTCCTGATGCCCTCGTTTACTTCCTGCCCACCAGGATGCCTGATGAGCGGCGGGCCATTGCCGTCAAAGTAGCCCTTATCATGTTTCTGATGGGGGTTGTTGCCGGTCTTCTTCTTTTATTTCTCGGGCTTGTTGCTTTTTTCCTGCCGGGATTTCTCGCCGGGATTACGGACAGCGTTGTCGGAGGTGTTTCAGTGATGGGGCCTTCGGGATTAAAGTATCTGCTGGTGCTTGCTCTCTATCCCCTGGGGGATTTTCCGGCACGGATGCTACCCAATCTCCTAATTATTGAAGATCGGGCAAAGACGGCGGCCACTGTGGGGGTTGTCAAATCCCTTCTGGCCGTTTTCGCCATTCTTGTTCCTGTTCTTCTTCACCTGGATCTCTGGGTGATTATCAGCTGCTACAGTATTTCCGGGCTGCTGTATGGCCTGTTCCTGGTTTACTATCTTCTTGTTCTTTTTCCACGGGCAAACGGGAAAAAAACTGTGGTTGATGTCAGCGCGGGTCAGATTGTCAGGTTTGCCGTACCCATGGGGATCACCGAGGCGACGATGCTGCTCTATAACCGGGTAGACCAGTTTCTGGTTGCCCTGGTTTTTGCTGCCTCCCTTGTCGCCCAGTATAAAATAGGGGCCTGGCAGATTCCCTTTGTCACCTCCATAGCCTACTCGGTGGGGTCTGTATATGCCCCCCATTTTCGCACCCTGATGCATGAGGGAAAGGCGGAAGAGGCAATTCGTATCTGGCGTCTTTCTATTGAAAAGGTTGCCCTTATCTCCGTGCCTCTGGGCCTTGTTTTTGTGGTGGGGGCCGAGGAACTGATCGAGCTGCTTTTTACGAAAGAATACCTGGGAGCGGCCATGGTTTTCAGGCTGTACTGTTTTCTTACTGTCGGACGTGTTGCTGCCTTCGGCAATGTGCTGGTTGCCGCCGGCAGACCGGAACTGATTTTCCGTGTGGCTGTTCTCTCCTTTGTCGCCAATATTGTGTTCAGTGTCCCGGCCATGTTTCTTATCGGTCTTGAAGGACCGGCCCTTGGAACCTTGCTGGCATTTATTGTTCATGTGGTTCTGTTTTGCCGATGCATAGCTGAGGCCACCGGGATGAGAGGACAAAATGTTTTTCCCCTGGTCAGTTACTTGAAGACGTTATCGATTGGTTTTGTTGCTGCGCTTTGCGGATTCCTTTTGAAGATGAATCTGGGAGGGAGCGCCGGTCTGCGTTTTGCGGCGATTGCCTTCTGTGTGATCGGCTGTTTTGCCCTGTTCGGGACCTTGAGCGGGCGGATAAAAGGGGAGGACTGGAATTTTATCCTGAGTCTTCCTGGAACGGTATTGAAAAGGCGGGTGGCAAATGGCTAA
- a CDS encoding glycosyltransferase family protein, producing MANVSLVSLVPRRFEDGAWSGVPRFDWELRRVFPDILSLNTSWKNRLYLQKLAYQAPETIVITGSETSLLVPERLRTIVVHHGCAQTHFDRDPRWRSRKNRKICLAQERMYLKKNRFFVAPSRWTAEQFSCHYRVEQPPVIPSWVESIDGVLRRGRPVILGDWRTWNKGNGELIDKLRKKLHEYEFCHLDCSYETRKEAYRRAHCYLCLSLSEGASYAMADAEAARLPVVTTDVGSYLEYGDSVVISWKERGILNW from the coding sequence ATGGCTAATGTCTCTCTTGTGAGTCTGGTGCCCCGTAGGTTTGAGGACGGTGCCTGGTCGGGAGTTCCCCGGTTTGATTGGGAGCTCCGCAGGGTTTTTCCTGATATTCTTTCCCTGAACACATCATGGAAAAATCGCTTGTATTTGCAGAAACTGGCTTATCAGGCACCCGAAACCATAGTTATAACCGGTAGTGAAACCTCTCTTCTTGTCCCTGAAAGGTTGCGTACTATCGTTGTTCATCATGGTTGTGCCCAGACCCATTTTGATCGTGATCCCCGGTGGCGCAGCAGGAAGAACAGAAAAATCTGCCTGGCCCAGGAACGGATGTATTTAAAAAAGAACCGGTTTTTTGTGGCACCATCCCGATGGACCGCGGAGCAGTTTTCCTGTCATTACCGGGTGGAACAACCACCGGTAATACCGTCATGGGTGGAAAGTATTGATGGTGTTTTACGCCGTGGACGACCGGTTATCCTCGGAGACTGGAGAACCTGGAACAAGGGGAACGGTGAGCTCATAGATAAGCTGAGAAAAAAACTGCATGAATATGAGTTCTGCCACCTGGACTGCAGTTATGAAACCCGAAAAGAGGCCTATCGACGGGCTCATTGTTATCTCTGTCTCAGTTTGAGCGAAGGTGCCAGCTATGCAATGGCCGATGCTGAAGCGGCCCGTCTGCCCGTTGTCACAACTGATGTGGGCAGTTATCTTGAGTACGGTGACAGTGTGGTTATTTCCTGGAAAGAACGGGGAATATTGAACTGGTGA